In a single window of the Deltaproteobacteria bacterium genome:
- a CDS encoding bifunctional oligoribonuclease/PAP phosphatase NrnA, with product MKRNGHTPENPAHTLLSLAGRKKTILVMCHNNPDPDTIASAAALRSIFIQSGNRKTIIGYDGIIGRAENRQLVKRLRIDMTHVKDIDFTDFAVIALVDSQPGTGNNAIPRRNRPHIVIDHHPLRKETTRCSFYDVRPHYGSSATILTEYLRELDLEIDKRLATALLYGLKTDTYGLSRSSLKADLEAFNFLFPKIAPRTLAAIENPSVPKTYYLKFADTIARSVQYGDTVISDMGILNNPDITAEMADFLLRMENIRWTLCMGEYRDDLYLSVRTSRRGWTAGKVALRIVAGFGTGGGHEKAAGGKIPLNGMSQEERNNVAKKVTERFVKIVGADGKEARPFTAQAFQ from the coding sequence ATGAAACGGAATGGTCATACTCCCGAAAACCCCGCACACACGTTACTTTCCCTGGCGGGCAGGAAAAAGACGATCCTCGTGATGTGTCACAACAATCCCGATCCGGACACCATTGCCTCGGCGGCCGCCCTGAGGAGCATCTTCATCCAGAGCGGTAATCGGAAAACCATCATCGGTTACGACGGCATCATCGGTCGTGCCGAGAACCGCCAGCTTGTCAAGCGTCTCCGGATAGATATGACGCACGTGAAGGACATCGATTTCACCGACTTCGCCGTGATCGCACTCGTGGACAGCCAGCCCGGAACGGGGAACAATGCGATACCCCGCAGGAACCGTCCCCATATCGTGATCGATCATCACCCGCTCAGGAAAGAAACCACGCGCTGTTCCTTTTATGATGTCCGGCCTCACTACGGGAGTTCTGCGACGATCCTGACCGAGTATTTGCGGGAACTGGACCTCGAGATCGACAAGAGGCTCGCGACGGCCCTTTTGTATGGCCTGAAGACCGATACCTACGGGTTGAGCCGGTCTTCGCTGAAAGCCGACCTGGAGGCATTTAATTTTCTTTTTCCGAAGATCGCCCCCCGCACACTCGCGGCGATTGAGAATCCGAGCGTACCGAAGACCTATTATCTGAAATTCGCCGACACGATAGCCCGCTCGGTACAGTACGGTGACACCGTCATTTCCGATATGGGGATATTGAACAACCCCGACATTACCGCTGAAATGGCGGATTTTCTGCTGCGTATGGAAAATATCAGATGGACCCTCTGCATGGGGGAATATCGTGACGACCTCTATCTTTCGGTGCGGACGTCCCGCCGGGGATGGACGGCCGGCAAGGTCGCCCTCAGGATCGTGGCCGGTTTTGGAACGGGAGGTGGTCACGAAAAAGCGGCCGGGGGAAAAATCCCTCTCAACGGGATGTCACAGGAAGAACGGAACAACGTGGCGAAAAAAGTGACCGAACGGTTCGTTAAGATCGTGGGAGCCGACGGAAAAGAGGCAAGGCCCTTTACAGCTCAAGCATTTCAGTAG
- a CDS encoding glycogen debranching enzyme family protein encodes MKRSEETRSMIVLSASQCADMEGALRKEWLETNGIGGYASSTIVECNTRRYHGLLVSNLPERGGRFVLLSTLEDSLILGEKEHFLTTHRYPDLFFPGDRSTLAAFTLDLQPRFTYRIGGVEIRKELLLLHGEDTLLIRYVIDGLRESARLKIRPFIAYRNIHELTFENDNLRRDEEAFEKGKITAPYYDMPALFVDIEGPGSMCSEPHWYLDFEYGEEERRGFPCREDLFTPGCLDVGPVAGDPLIICFSTLKKGRGLNEAWENEILRRKKELNSSPEEPMKDPSGVLRRSARHFITGTAGNRTSIIAGYHWFYEWGRDSLISLPGLTFHAGRIAEGVEILSGIAGLCRNGRVANTISEAKGDSSFNSVDATLWFFWCVQELMSVTGDLGLVRDRFWTVLCDMLTAYAVGGEHMKVMDNGLLDVGDASTQLTWMDATVGGIPVTPRHGCPVEINALWYNALCMMRGLALQYGMEIPGIDIERLCGKVKRSIQELFWIPSERYLADVWLPGEKRRDGSIRPNQIFAVSLPHSALDPEQRRAVVKIVTERLLTPCGLRTLDPADPRYCGEYRGGPEERDRAYHQGTVWPWLLGHYGEALLSVSDDHDTVRNTLMPVLQYLEEHLLHAGLGHISEVFDGEPPHRPGGCIAQAWSTAEVIRLTALLNKRGVLRHFGRNTDG; translated from the coding sequence GTGAAACGGTCCGAAGAAACCCGCTCCATGATCGTATTGAGTGCGAGCCAGTGCGCCGATATGGAAGGTGCCCTTCGAAAGGAGTGGCTCGAAACGAACGGCATCGGCGGATATGCGTCGAGTACGATCGTGGAATGTAACACCCGCCGCTATCACGGGCTCCTTGTGTCCAACCTGCCGGAGCGGGGCGGACGGTTCGTGCTCCTTTCCACATTGGAGGACTCCCTGATCCTCGGGGAAAAAGAACACTTCCTCACCACGCACCGGTATCCCGATCTCTTTTTCCCCGGTGACCGCTCCACGCTGGCCGCATTCACCCTTGACCTGCAGCCGCGCTTCACCTACCGGATCGGAGGTGTGGAGATACGAAAGGAACTATTGCTTCTGCACGGCGAGGATACGCTTCTTATCAGGTATGTCATTGATGGCCTCAGGGAATCGGCACGGCTCAAGATACGGCCATTTATCGCTTACCGGAACATTCATGAACTGACCTTCGAGAACGATAACCTGCGCCGTGATGAGGAGGCCTTTGAAAAAGGAAAGATAACGGCACCCTATTATGATATGCCCGCCTTGTTCGTCGATATCGAAGGGCCCGGCTCGATGTGCTCGGAACCTCACTGGTACCTCGATTTCGAATATGGTGAGGAAGAACGGAGGGGATTTCCCTGCAGGGAAGACCTGTTCACGCCGGGATGCCTCGATGTGGGACCAGTTGCCGGAGACCCTCTCATTATCTGTTTTTCGACACTGAAGAAGGGACGGGGTCTCAATGAGGCATGGGAGAATGAAATCCTTCGGAGAAAAAAGGAACTGAACTCATCCCCGGAAGAGCCAATGAAAGATCCCTCCGGGGTGTTGCGAAGGTCGGCACGCCACTTTATCACCGGGACCGCCGGAAATCGAACATCCATCATCGCCGGGTACCACTGGTTTTATGAGTGGGGGAGGGACTCGCTCATCAGCCTTCCGGGGCTCACCTTTCACGCGGGAAGGATCGCTGAGGGCGTGGAGATACTGTCGGGAATCGCGGGTCTGTGTCGGAACGGCCGCGTTGCGAACACCATATCGGAAGCAAAGGGAGACTCCTCCTTCAATTCCGTGGATGCCACGCTCTGGTTCTTCTGGTGCGTTCAGGAACTGATGAGCGTGACCGGTGATCTCGGGCTGGTCAGGGACCGCTTCTGGACCGTGCTCTGCGATATGCTGACAGCATACGCCGTCGGCGGTGAGCACATGAAGGTCATGGACAACGGGCTTCTTGACGTGGGTGATGCTTCGACCCAGTTGACCTGGATGGATGCGACGGTGGGAGGAATTCCCGTGACCCCCCGTCATGGCTGTCCCGTTGAAATCAATGCCCTTTGGTACAATGCCCTGTGCATGATGCGCGGGCTTGCTCTTCAGTACGGCATGGAAATTCCCGGGATCGATATCGAGCGCCTTTGTGGAAAGGTAAAACGATCGATACAGGAGCTGTTCTGGATTCCCTCGGAACGATACCTTGCCGATGTCTGGCTGCCCGGTGAAAAAAGAAGGGATGGATCGATTCGTCCCAACCAGATATTCGCGGTTTCACTTCCCCACTCGGCCCTCGACCCTGAGCAGAGGAGGGCAGTTGTTAAGATCGTTACGGAACGACTGCTGACGCCCTGTGGATTGAGGACCCTCGATCCGGCCGACCCGCGATATTGCGGAGAATACCGGGGAGGGCCGGAGGAGCGCGACCGGGCCTACCACCAGGGGACGGTCTGGCCCTGGCTTCTCGGGCATTACGGAGAGGCGCTCCTTTCCGTATCGGACGATCATGATACGGTGCGGAACACACTGATGCCGGTCCTGCAGTATCTTGAGGAACATCTTCTCCATGCGGGTCTCGGACACATCTCGGAAGTGTTTGACGGGGAGCCTCCTCACAGGCCGGGGGGGTGCATCGCCCAGGCATGGAGCACCGCCGAGGTCATCCGCTTGACGGCCCTTCTTAATAAACGGGGGGTCCTGCGGCACTTCGGCCGGAATACAGATGGTTGA
- a CDS encoding glycosyltransferase family 4 protein yields the protein MNVLMFGWEFPPRVSGGLGTACSGLVRGLAENNVSVTLVVPRSARYDTDPRVEIIDPRTWHSKRTREDGEMLRIRQVQAFLHPYMDEEDYRAAENVAPDSSTGEATDINDGDETALYGPTLYEEVFRYAGMAREIARQERFDVIHAHDWMTVPAAMEARNVSGRSFVLHMHSLESDRSGYRMNERIFAMERAGLTSADFVIAVSHYTKQKIMEQYGIEEDRIGVVHNAVSRRERLEGLHMEKDGSKRYVLFLGRMTRQKGPRYFIEAARRVINMSPDIHFIMVGSGDLLQPMKEEVARNGIADNIHFTGFLEGRDLEVAYAISDLYVMPSVSEPFGITALEAITYDVPVIVSSRSGVCEVLPHCETVDFWNTDEIAGKIWEILSDRRRYDELIAKGREALKDISWNVAARKVIDIYKAVMEQQ from the coding sequence ATGAACGTATTAATGTTCGGATGGGAATTCCCTCCCCGGGTCAGTGGCGGGCTGGGTACCGCCTGTTCCGGTCTTGTCCGGGGGCTTGCGGAGAACAACGTTTCCGTGACGCTGGTGGTGCCGCGGTCCGCGCGGTATGACACGGATCCCCGTGTTGAGATCATCGATCCGCGGACCTGGCACTCGAAGCGGACCCGTGAAGATGGTGAAATGCTTCGAATTCGACAGGTCCAGGCGTTTCTCCATCCCTATATGGACGAAGAGGATTATCGAGCCGCGGAAAACGTCGCGCCCGATTCTTCAACGGGGGAAGCTACGGACATCAACGATGGCGATGAAACAGCCCTTTACGGCCCCACCCTGTACGAAGAGGTGTTTCGCTATGCCGGGATGGCCCGTGAAATAGCACGTCAGGAACGGTTTGATGTGATACATGCCCACGACTGGATGACGGTTCCCGCCGCGATGGAAGCACGTAACGTGTCGGGCAGATCCTTCGTTCTTCACATGCACTCCCTCGAATCGGATCGGAGCGGTTACCGTATGAACGAACGCATTTTCGCCATGGAACGGGCCGGGCTGACATCAGCGGATTTTGTCATAGCCGTCAGTCATTACACGAAACAGAAAATAATGGAACAATACGGGATCGAAGAAGACAGGATCGGGGTTGTCCATAACGCCGTATCCAGGCGGGAGCGTCTGGAAGGGCTTCACATGGAAAAGGACGGATCGAAACGGTACGTGCTTTTTCTTGGGAGAATGACACGCCAGAAGGGACCACGCTATTTTATAGAAGCGGCACGACGTGTTATCAATATGTCCCCGGATATCCATTTCATCATGGTCGGTTCCGGCGACCTTTTACAGCCGATGAAAGAAGAGGTTGCCCGGAACGGCATCGCCGATAACATTCATTTCACCGGTTTTCTCGAGGGCCGTGACCTGGAGGTGGCCTATGCGATAAGTGATCTGTATGTCATGCCCAGCGTGTCAGAACCTTTCGGCATCACGGCGCTGGAGGCGATCACCTATGATGTGCCCGTCATTGTGTCATCGCGATCGGGGGTCTGTGAGGTGCTGCCGCACTGCGAGACCGTCGATTTCTGGAATACCGATGAAATTGCCGGCAAGATATGGGAGATCCTGAGTGACCGGCGTCGATATGATGAACTGATCGCCAAAGGCAGAGAAGCCTTAAAGGACATCAGTTGGAACGTGGCGGCGCGAAAGGTCATTGATATCTACAAGGCCGTGATGGAACAACAGTGA
- the glgP gene encoding alpha-glucan family phosphorylase, with the protein MNENFEKTYVFEASWEVCNKVGGINTVVKTKIRYAVEGFQDRYFLIGPDIGHNPEFQERNEELWDRIRPELERRNLRCRFGRWDVPGNPRVILVNHNNKYEPDKLLFQLWQDFGVDSMAGGWDYIEPVIFSTAYGEVIEVLYRTVVSEDESAIAQFHEWMSAAGMLYLKKQVPEIATVFTSHATMLGRALSARGIDIYSKFAEIIPQETAAKVHVAAKHSMETVAARESDCFTTVSEITARESSYFLNRRPRVVLPNGINIEDIPDYSRGGEPVAGIRDRLIGFARLFLQDDGLPENTKFLIISGRYEFHNKGIDLFLETMARINEELKEFRSGVRVVVLLCIIGGHFGVSKDVQHVMQGEPLQLSGIAKICTHQLQEPQRDPIWNKCKELNLLNDAGDPVNVVFMPVYLDGFDGLLNMTYFEVITGCDLCAFPSYYEPWGYTPLEGAAFSVPTVTTDLSGFGMWIIREFGPDEGGVFLLKRNEKTYEDIRKSFVELVRDYLNFSSGQVQEQKMRARYIAERASWENFYPFYLQAYRMALRNAGDRMFSLDTSAYSREVSYAGTDSMHPRFRQFSVSAEIPKKIGMLRDLAYNLLWTWNEEVRDLFLRLDPDLWEQVDHNPVEMLERISQERLREIAEEPEYQEHYKKVVSTVQDLLSEGVSEFEERPALSVERPVAYFSTEYGLHEILPIYSGGLGILSADHLKSASNLNVPMVGIGLLYKNGYFTQQIDREGRQITFYPENDFSRLPVRIVEKKKGEPLRIAVDLPGRQLFAQVWKVMVGRVPLYLLDTAVPENSSQDREITSRLYGADQRLRIEQEIMLGIGGIRLLEALDIQPALFHLNEGHSAFLLLERIRQYMKVRGLTFYEAREMVKATSLFTTHSPVEAANERFDESLMKHYFSAFVQQLGISWETFWELGREEPGEEKPFMMPVLAFKLCCAANAVSRLHGQVARNMWQNVWSGFDQGEVPIQSITNGIHLQSWIADEMKRLYREQAGIECNGHDIDREPWDRVEQIPDRLFWETHRELKSRMVDYCRDIMTRNFERQGLSPAVIKKKMTAIDADALIIGFGRRFAAYKRAALVFSDPERLSRIINSFDKPVKIIFAGKAHPNDEEGKGILKTVYDMTRDERFLESVFFLENYDIETAKRLLQGVDLWLNVPVRPLEASGTSGMKGIINGVLNFSVLDGWWDEAYDGENGWAIGDGSEYANREMQDLIDSRSLYDVLEYEIIPAYYTRDDDDVPREWVAAMKRSVKSLVPRYNTHRMLREYYERMYLPVARRAQTLSGNNYERVKLLTDWKLKIASRFSTVHVKWLTVRGLRGDSLRVGDRFEIEMGLDMGKLSGDEIRAEIIIERSNGRDRTEQELVVVPMNLTRHDTEKNEALYAGVYEATVPGRFVYGVRVLPDHPQLLLYQELGLVHWA; encoded by the coding sequence ATGAACGAAAATTTTGAGAAGACATATGTTTTCGAAGCAAGCTGGGAAGTATGCAACAAGGTCGGCGGTATCAACACGGTTGTCAAGACTAAGATACGGTATGCCGTCGAAGGGTTCCAGGACCGCTATTTCCTGATCGGTCCCGACATCGGTCATAATCCGGAATTTCAGGAACGGAATGAGGAGTTGTGGGACCGCATACGACCGGAACTGGAGCGGCGAAACCTGCGGTGCCGTTTCGGCCGATGGGATGTGCCGGGCAATCCACGGGTGATCCTGGTCAATCATAACAACAAATATGAACCTGATAAACTTCTCTTTCAGCTCTGGCAGGACTTCGGTGTCGATTCCATGGCGGGTGGCTGGGACTATATAGAACCGGTCATCTTCAGCACGGCCTATGGGGAAGTGATCGAGGTGCTGTACCGGACGGTCGTGAGCGAAGATGAGAGTGCCATAGCCCAGTTTCATGAGTGGATGAGCGCGGCCGGCATGCTCTATCTGAAAAAACAGGTTCCGGAGATAGCAACGGTTTTTACCTCTCATGCCACGATGCTGGGCCGGGCCCTTTCCGCGCGTGGGATAGACATTTATTCAAAATTTGCCGAGATAATACCGCAGGAAACGGCGGCAAAGGTACACGTAGCGGCGAAGCATTCTATGGAAACGGTGGCCGCCCGGGAAAGTGATTGTTTCACAACGGTCAGCGAGATCACGGCCAGGGAATCGTCCTATTTTCTGAATAGAAGGCCGCGGGTTGTTCTGCCCAACGGGATAAATATAGAGGATATTCCCGATTATTCCCGGGGGGGTGAACCGGTCGCCGGGATACGGGACCGGCTCATAGGTTTCGCCCGTCTGTTCCTCCAGGACGACGGACTGCCGGAAAACACGAAGTTTCTCATTATCTCGGGAAGGTACGAATTCCACAATAAGGGTATCGATCTGTTTCTCGAAACGATGGCGCGAATTAATGAAGAACTGAAAGAATTCCGGAGCGGGGTTCGCGTCGTGGTCCTTCTCTGCATTATCGGGGGTCATTTCGGCGTATCAAAGGATGTTCAGCATGTCATGCAGGGTGAACCTCTTCAGCTTTCAGGGATCGCGAAAATATGCACTCATCAGTTGCAGGAACCCCAGCGGGACCCCATCTGGAACAAGTGCAAAGAGTTGAACCTCTTGAATGATGCCGGTGATCCCGTCAATGTCGTGTTCATGCCCGTTTATCTCGACGGGTTCGACGGACTCCTGAACATGACCTACTTTGAGGTGATAACCGGTTGCGACCTCTGTGCCTTTCCTTCCTATTATGAGCCATGGGGATATACGCCGCTCGAGGGGGCCGCCTTTTCGGTACCTACAGTGACGACCGATCTCAGCGGGTTCGGCATGTGGATCATCAGGGAATTCGGTCCCGATGAGGGAGGGGTTTTCCTGCTCAAGCGCAATGAAAAGACCTATGAAGACATCCGGAAGTCCTTCGTCGAGTTGGTACGGGACTACCTGAACTTTTCTTCCGGTCAGGTCCAGGAACAGAAGATGCGGGCTCGTTACATCGCGGAACGGGCATCCTGGGAAAACTTCTATCCCTTCTACCTGCAGGCTTACCGAATGGCGCTGAGAAATGCCGGCGATCGCATGTTTTCTCTTGACACAAGCGCATACAGCCGTGAGGTCTCCTATGCCGGGACCGATTCGATGCATCCCCGGTTCAGGCAGTTCAGCGTCTCCGCTGAAATTCCCAAAAAGATAGGAATGCTGCGCGACCTTGCCTATAATCTGCTGTGGACATGGAACGAGGAAGTGCGCGACCTTTTTTTACGTCTTGATCCCGACCTGTGGGAACAGGTCGATCACAATCCTGTTGAAATGCTCGAGCGGATCAGCCAGGAACGTCTCCGTGAGATAGCGGAAGAACCTGAATACCAGGAACATTACAAGAAGGTCGTTTCAACGGTACAGGACCTTCTCAGTGAAGGCGTGTCGGAATTTGAAGAACGGCCCGCCTTGTCCGTGGAGCGCCCTGTCGCCTATTTTTCGACGGAGTATGGACTTCACGAGATACTGCCCATTTATTCAGGCGGTCTGGGTATCCTGTCGGCGGATCACCTGAAATCGGCAAGCAACCTGAATGTTCCCATGGTGGGGATCGGTCTCCTTTATAAGAACGGCTATTTCACTCAGCAGATCGATCGGGAGGGGAGGCAGATCACCTTTTACCCTGAAAATGATTTTTCGCGTCTGCCGGTCCGCATCGTTGAGAAGAAAAAAGGAGAACCGCTCAGGATTGCCGTGGACCTGCCGGGACGACAGCTGTTTGCCCAGGTCTGGAAGGTCATGGTAGGCAGGGTGCCGCTCTACCTTCTTGACACGGCCGTGCCGGAAAACAGCAGCCAGGACCGGGAAATCACCTCTCGTCTCTACGGGGCGGACCAGCGGCTGCGGATAGAGCAGGAGATCATGCTCGGTATCGGCGGCATTCGACTTCTCGAGGCACTCGACATACAACCCGCTCTCTTCCATCTCAACGAGGGACACAGCGCCTTTCTCCTGCTCGAGCGGATACGTCAGTATATGAAGGTTCGAGGACTTACCTTTTATGAGGCCCGAGAAATGGTCAAAGCCACATCGCTCTTTACGACCCACAGCCCTGTCGAGGCGGCCAACGAGCGGTTTGACGAATCCCTCATGAAACATTATTTTTCAGCCTTTGTGCAGCAACTGGGCATATCCTGGGAAACATTCTGGGAATTGGGCAGGGAGGAACCGGGAGAAGAGAAACCGTTCATGATGCCCGTTCTTGCTTTCAAGCTTTGTTGCGCGGCGAATGCCGTGAGCAGGCTTCACGGACAGGTAGCCCGGAACATGTGGCAGAATGTATGGTCAGGCTTTGATCAGGGTGAGGTCCCTATCCAATCGATAACGAATGGAATCCACCTGCAGTCATGGATCGCCGATGAGATGAAGCGACTCTACCGGGAACAGGCGGGTATAGAATGCAATGGACATGATATCGACAGGGAGCCCTGGGACCGGGTGGAGCAGATCCCCGATCGTCTTTTCTGGGAAACACATCGGGAACTCAAGTCACGAATGGTGGATTATTGCCGGGATATAATGACCCGAAATTTCGAGAGACAGGGACTTTCGCCAGCAGTGATCAAGAAAAAAATGACCGCCATTGATGCCGATGCCCTCATCATCGGATTTGGAAGAAGATTCGCCGCCTACAAACGGGCGGCCCTGGTATTTTCAGATCCCGAACGGTTGTCGCGGATCATCAATTCCTTTGATAAACCGGTAAAGATTATTTTTGCCGGAAAGGCACATCCGAACGATGAAGAAGGAAAGGGAATATTAAAAACCGTCTATGACATGACCAGAGATGAACGGTTTCTGGAAAGCGTGTTCTTCCTTGAAAACTACGATATTGAGACGGCGAAGCGTCTGCTTCAGGGGGTTGACCTTTGGTTGAACGTCCCGGTCAGGCCGCTGGAAGCGAGCGGTACGAGCGGAATGAAAGGGATCATCAACGGCGTGTTGAATTTCAGTGTCCTCGACGGGTGGTGGGATGAGGCCTATGACGGAGAGAACGGCTGGGCGATCGGAGACGGCAGTGAGTACGCAAACCGGGAAATGCAGGACCTCATAGACAGCCGGAGCCTTTACGATGTTCTTGAATATGAGATAATCCCCGCTTATTACACGCGAGATGACGATGATGTCCCCCGTGAGTGGGTTGCGGCAATGAAACGGTCCGTCAAGTCTCTGGTGCCACGATACAACACGCACCGGATGCTCCGCGAGTATTACGAACGGATGTATCTACCCGTGGCGCGAAGAGCCCAGACGCTTTCCGGCAATAATTATGAACGCGTCAAGCTTCTGACCGACTGGAAACTGAAGATCGCATCGCGGTTTTCCACGGTACATGTGAAGTGGCTGACCGTGCGCGGGCTCAGGGGTGATTCTCTTCGCGTCGGAGACCGCTTTGAAATAGAGATGGGTCTCGATATGGGGAAGCTGTCAGGTGACGAGATCAGGGCCGAGATCATCATTGAACGTTCAAACGGCCGGGATCGGACCGAACAGGAACTGGTGGTGGTACCCATGAACTTGACACGCCACGATACGGAGAAAAATGAAGCCCTGTATGCGGGCGTATATGAAGCCACGGTTCCCGGTAGATTTGTGTATGGTGTCAGGGTCCTGCCCGATCACCCGCAGCTTCTGCTCTACCAGGAACTCGGCCTTGTCCACTGGGCATGA
- a CDS encoding SAP domain-containing protein has translation MKMNEVRAIAKKWGVDTRVGRTKKDIIRDIQIREGFEPCYQTKSECGEMHCLWRQDCLKHP, from the coding sequence ATGAAGATGAACGAAGTTCGAGCGATCGCGAAGAAGTGGGGGGTCGATACACGGGTCGGCCGGACAAAAAAGGATATCATACGCGACATACAGATACGGGAGGGATTCGAGCCCTGCTATCAAACAAAAAGCGAATGCGGAGAAATGCACTGTCTCTGGCGTCAGGATTGCCTGAAACATCCATAA